Proteins encoded by one window of Cloeon dipterum chromosome 2, ieCloDipt1.1, whole genome shotgun sequence:
- the RpS6 gene encoding small ribosomal subunit protein eS6 — translation MKLNVSFPATGCQKLFEVVDEHKLRVFYEKRMGAEVEADSLGDEWKGYVVRIAGGNDKQGFPMKQGVLTNSRVRLLLSKGHSCYRPRRTGERKRKSVRGCIVDGNLSVLALVIVKKGDNEIPGLTDGSVPRRLGPKRASKIRKLFNLSKEDDVRQYVIKRALPLKEGKTKQRFKAPKIQRLITPVTIQRKRHRAALKKKRSVKAKEQATEYAKLLAMRQKEAKERRLSEKRRRSASMRDSKSSSQSAPTK, via the exons ATGAAG TTGAACGTGTCGTTCCCAGCCACTGGCTGCCAGAAGCTTTTCGAAGTTGTGGATGAGCATAAATTGCGAGTGTTCTATGAAAAACGTATGGGCGCAGAAGTCGAAGCCGACTCGCTCGGTGACGAATGGAAGGGCTATGTTGTCCGCATTGCCGGTGGCAACGATAAGCAGGGCTTCCCCATGAAGCAGGGTGTCCTTACCAACA GCCGTGTTCGCCTCTTGCTGTCCAAGGGCCACTCGTGCTACCGGCCAAGGCGCACTGGTGAGAGGAAGCGCAAGTCTGTCCGTGGCTGCATTGTGGACGGAAACTTGAGCGTTCTCGCCCTTGTCATTGTCAAGAAGGGAGATAAT GAAATCCCAGGACTGACCGACGGATCAGTTCCCCGTAGGCTTGGTCCCAAGAGAGCCTCCAAGATTCGCAAGCTGTTCAACCTGAGCAAGGAGGACGATGTCCGACAGTATGTGATTAAGAGAGCTCTTCCTCTCAAAGAAGGCAAGACAAAGCAGCGCTTCAAGGCTCCCAAGATCCAGCGTCTTATCACTCCCGTCACTATCCAG CGTAAGAGGCATCGCGCAGCGCTGAAGAAGAAGCGCTCCGTCAAGGCCAAGGAGCAGGCAACTGAATACGCCAAGCTGCTGGCCATGCGACAGAAGGAAGCAAAGGAACGTCGTCTCTCAGAGAAGAGAAGGAGATCAGCCTCCATGCGCGACTCAAAATCATCGTCGCAGAGCGCGCCGACTAAGTAA
- the tam gene encoding DNA polymerase subunit gamma-1, mitochondrial has protein sequence MILTKLAKQPRICHLARCYTVPSSTSQPEPSKNAPASAVTKSKEKPKRKKRKYNIKKVLDEFRTLSENAFEPVQLTQAEVMPAEARRNEVNIEMLPKSLYQKIFGCDEGQPLSTNKIKQAREHLEKHELLEKVDPPLPEINFPLPPLQGQNIEDHFLKISEEQCGVYRTLMKKLTSATVPAIPSTWSTSVGWTKYMTGRPPEAVPFPDEDCLVFDIEECMGAGLGPTLAVAFAPDAWYCWVSAPLAQVLQGGGIPPSKDDFSPLDLINLETAPDCEIIPPEGSKPKVIVAHNASFDRARVKEQYWLEPSQTRFVDTMSMHICVSGVSSFQKSQLLHKSVANNEEDSILQINAPHGEEWRERSSLNNLNDVHKLYCGGKGLDKSTRDIFVTGTLLDVAVKFQESVSYCASDVRATLEVAQKLWPLFLERFPHPATFAGMLEMSAAYLPVSEAWTKYIAASNNKFEEIEVQIKNTLCAAARQACALLHEEKYKNDPWLWDLDWSVQELKLKKSATKGADTEWDEEDRNDPSAGKFKYLAAQRAFMPARVPLLPGYPAWYRDLCTRPDSIDWVPGPTEISPSMQVTPKLLRLSWEGFPLHKVKGQGWGFLIPGRPPSHFDETDDVAPPVDEIFKICKKYAAIIPDIQLSTNEIADEVERKISKADYFAAKKKKEKGITPPQWYKGTGLPCPDVALPGVWFQRMPHPGGAQLKVGNPLSKDFITRISEGTLRGEGEPGQVLDLSNTGSYWKNNRERIETQKVVWLNNDALPKGIRKNYKLGAILPQIVVAGTLTRRAVERTWLTASNAESQRIGSELRAMVHAPPGYHLVGADVDSQELWLAALLGDASYAGVHGATAFGWRTLQGKKSLGTDLHSATAKAAGASRQHAKIMNYARIYGAGQNFAQQLLKRFCPDMSEEQCRKAAVNTLTLTKGKRMYTIPAKAFKALFEKNLITAEHKSNDKVFCTSLGVKFGTINEAGEILLTKSELDMLRGFEKLSGVKWPQSACAKVRSVWQGGTESAMFNRLEEIANSPYPATPFLGARLSRALEPKSIGTYNFLTTRVNWVVQSSAVDFLHLMLVSMRWLLGDVPNLRFVLSFHDEVRYLVPSSKRYDAALALHATNLLVRAFCARRVGIHDLPHSVAFFSGVEVDKAMRKDATSECITPSNPGGMTKTYKIPQGETLDVYDAVQKAGSDPFKKLKRKFSIYDFCGVHQDIKW, from the exons ATGATCTTAACCAAATTGGCTAAACAGCCACGAATTTGTCACCTTGCAAGATGTTACACTGTGCCAAGCTCGACAAGTCAACCAGAGCCATCAAAAAATGCTCCTGCCTCAGCTGTTACaaagtcaaaagaaaaaccgaagaggaagaaaagaaaatacaacaTCAAAAAAGTTTTGGATGAATTTCGCACGTTGAGTGAAAATGCTTTCGAGCCAGTTCAGCTCACCCAGGCAGAAGTCATGCCTGCCGAGGCTAGGAGAAATGAGGTCAACATTGAAATGCTACCGAAGAGTCtttatcagaaaatatttggctgTGATGAAGGACAACCATtgtcaacaaataaaatcaagcaaGCTCGTGAGCATCTGGAAAAGCACGAATTGTTGGAAAAAGTTGATCCACCACTAccggaaataaattttcctttaccACCTCTGCAG GGGCAGAATATTGAAGatcattttctgaaaatttctgaGGAACAATGTGGTGTTTACCGGACcctgatgaaaaaattgacatcTGCCACTGTTCCTGCCATACCCTCAACTTGGTCTACATCGGTTGGATGGACTAAGTATATGACTGGACGCCCTCCTGAGGCAGTTCCATTCCCTGATGAGGACTGTCTTGTGTTTGATATTGAAGAATGCATGGGAGCAGGTCTGGGACCAACGTTAGCTGTTGCGTTTGCACCAGACGCCTGGTACTGTTGGGTTAGCGCACCACTTGCTCAGGTGCTACAAGGAGGTGGCATTCCTCCTTCTAAAGATGACTTCAGCCCTCTTGATCTAATCAATCTGGAAACTGCCCCTGATTGTGAAATAATTCCCCCAGAAGGATCAAAGCCAAAG GTTATTGTAGCCCATAATGCGTCCTTTGATAGAGCAAGAGTAAAAGAGCAGTATTGGCTAGAACCAAGTCAAACAAGATTTGTTGACACTATGTCGATGCACATTTGTGTCAGTGGTGTGAGCAGCTTCCAGAAGTCACAGCTGCTCCACAAAAGTGTAGCTAATAATGAAGAAGATTCTATTCTGCAAATCAATGCTCCTCATGGTGAAGAATGGCGAGAACGAAGTTCTCTTAACAATCTGAATGATGTGCATAAGTTGTACTGTGGAGGGAAAGGTTTAGACAAGTCAACAAGGGATATTTTTGTCACAGGCACCCTCTTAGACGTGGCTGTGAAGTTTCAG gaGTCGGTGTCATACTGTGCTTCTGACGTACGCGCCACGCTCGAGGTAGCACAGAAACTGTGGCCACTGTTCCTGGAGAGGTTTCCACACCCAGCCACCTTCGCAGGCATGCTGGAAATGTCTGCAGCCTATCTTCCAGTTAGCGAGGCTTGGACTAAATACATTGCTGCGTccaacaacaaatttgaagaGATCGAAGTTCAGATAAAGAACACCCTCTGTGCAGCAGCTAGACAGGCCTGTGCTTTGTTGCATGAGGAGAAGTACAAAAATGACCCCTGGCTGTGGGACTTGGACTGGAGTGTGCAAgaattgaagttaaaaaagtcTGCAACCAAGGGCGCAGACACGGAATGGGACGAAGAGGACCGCAACGACCcttctgctggaaaattcaaGTACCTTGCTGCGCAGAGGGCTTTTATGCCCGCTCGGGTACCTCTTTTGCCTG GCTATCCAGCTTGGTACAGGGACCTCTGCACACGTCCCGATTCAATAGACTGGGTGCCGGGACCAACCGAGATCTCTCCAAGTATGCAAGTAACACCAAAATTGCTGCGTCTGAGCTGGGAGGGTTTTCCTCTGCACAAGGTCAAAGGGCAAGGCTGGGGCTTCCTCATCCCAGGTAGACCTCCATCTCACTTTGATGAAACAGATGATGTTGCTCCTCCAgtggatgaaattttcaagatttgcaaaaaatacgcTGCAATCATTCCTGATATTCAGCTTTCCACAAATGAAATTGCCGATGAAGTGGAGAGGAAGATTTCTAAGGCTGATTATTTTGCTGCTAAGAAGAAAAAGGAGAAAGGCATCACCCCGCCTCAGTGGTACAAAGGCACTGGACTGCCTTGCCCTGATGTTGCACTTCCTGGTGTTTGGTTTCAGCGAATGCCACATCCTGGAGGTGCTCAGTTGAAG GTTGGTAACCCTTTATCCAAAGATTTCATCACAAGAATATCAGAAGGAACCTTAAGAGGAGAAGGTGAACCAGGACAGGTTTTGGATTTGAGCAATACCGGCTCATATTGGAAAAACAATAGAGAAAGAATCGAGACGCAGAAGGTGGTTTGGCTCAACAATGATGCTTTGCCTAAAGGAATACGTAAAAACTACAAACTTGGAGCTATTTTGCCTCAGATTGTAGTGGCTGGAACGCTTACGAGACGCGCAGTTGAGCGTACATGGCTCACAGCCTCCAATGCGGAATCGCAGAGAATAGGTTCGGAACTGCGAGCAATGGTGCATGCCCCTCCTGGATACCACCTGGTTGGGGCTGATGTGGATTCGCAG GAGCTATGGTTAGCAGCCCTTCTAGGCGATGCTTCGTACGCTGGTGTGCATGGTGCCACTGCTTTTGGTTGGCGAACTCTGCAGGGCAAAAAATCTCTCGGCACTGACCTGCACAGTGCGACAGCAAAAGCGGCCGGCGCTTCAAGACAACACgctaaaataatgaattacgCCCGAATTTACGGAGCTGGCCAGAACTTCGCTCAGCAACTTTTGAAACGGTTTTGTCCAGACATGAGTGAAGAGCAATGCCGCAAAGCAGCTGTCAACACTCTGACCCTCACTAAGGGCAAGCGGATGTACACAATTCCAGCTAAAGCCTTCAAGGCACTCTTTGAGAAGAATCTCATAACAGCTGAGCACAAGTCCAACGACAAAGTTTTCTGCACTTCCCTTGGCGTCAAATTTGGCACAATCAATGAAGCAG GAGAAATCTTGCTTACAAAATCCGAGCTGGACATGCTTAGAGGTTTCGAAAAACTGAGTGGCGTCAAGTGGCCTCAAAGCGCCTGTGCCAAAGTTCGATCAGTTTGGCAGGGAGGCACAGAGTCAGCAATGTTCAATCGATTAGAGGAAATTGCGAACTCACCATATCCTGCAACTCCTTTTCTTGGCGCCCGCCTCAGCAGAGCTCTTGAACCGAAGTCCATAGGCACTTACAATTTCCTAACAACCAGGGTCAACTGGGTGGTTCAGAGCAGTGCCGTCGACTTTCTTCACCTGATGCTAGTTTCCATGAGATGGCTCTTAGGCGATGTACCAAACCTCCGTTTTGTGCTGAGTTTCCATGATGAAGTCAGGTACCTTGTACCTTCATCCAAAAG GTATGATGCAGCGTTGGCTCTTCATGCAACAAACCTGCTAGTCCGTGCATTCTGTGCTCGGCGAGTGGGGATCCACGATCTTCCACATTCGGTGGCTTTTTTCTCTGGAGTAGAAGTGGACAAAGCAATGCGTAAAGACGCGACTAGCGAGTGCATCACGCCATCGAATCCAGGGGGAATGACCAAGACTTATAAAATCCCTCAAGGCGAGACCCTTGACGTTTATGACGCGGTTCAAAAAGCAGGATCTGATCCGTTCAAGAAATTGAAGCGAAAATTCAGCATATACGATTTTTGTGGTGTCCATCAAGACATTAAATGGTGa
- the LOC135937827 gene encoding Fanconi anemia group J protein homolog isoform X2 → MVDKSPECHKHESECSSSSSINVFKPRKFTLGGTKVEFPYALKPYPSQLTCMAKAVTGARLGQNCLLESPTGSGKTMAMLCSLLAWQKQFREEAELAARQEMAQKLQEFSESNAAQLVNQGGPDIEISKEKEAGFLRKQTFELSPKGDSHEAQIPENPTRNRMSMLDSWSDDEDVKVATPVTILDSDDSDEYFKSPKKKHLKSSAPVKTPHKSEKREKTSPKKQPQPEKKVGEEPAYKPVKVKVPKIFFATRTHKQITQVVEELSRTPYSNTKMTILNSREHSCLRRLEDPFKSKTEMCKSLLEKNGMEVEENYGRKKGCHLKNNLVRQPIEHLMDAMDLTEAPWDIEDFVAGCKKFSICPYFATRDLMATADIIFCPYNYIVDPLIRQSMNINLSGNILLFDEAHNIEDAFRESNSFKFTAGILNEAVKNCDLGSMISSKKAECAQLKEAFLTFDKWMTEASSKLRLEDSFSRERTCTFSGSRFANEMEVAGFDKKAFDLFVRAAEALFSEEGAGQMSPTKNAEVVKDEEGLGTANMRITDMFKASPQLRTMVDGLKLVMSRIFSENLGNRDDYNVVLFETAFKVYREGPSEGGWQKKGSVDASVELGLNLWCMNPAIGFADLQDARSVIVTSGTLSPMTSFQSELGAKFPHSLSTDHVISPSQVWVGSVSTGPRGKSVNGVYRNAVTIDYQDEIGLSILGICSIVPFGVLCFFPSYAALENVMKRWQMSGAWHKLTAIKDVIVEPRQAKDFSDAMTRFDSSIRRAEEGVGQTQTGALLLAVCRGKVSEGIDFKDNHARAVITVSIPYPNIKDLNIKLKKEYNDKNQHRQLLPGNQWYEIQAFRAINQALGRCIRHKNDWGAIILLDDRFSEQSKATKSISKWAAKNLTCYSYWIDVEEGLTNFVKRMTSNSSAE, encoded by the exons ATGGTGGACAAATCTCCAGAGTGTCACAAACACGAGTCtgaatgcagcagcagcagcagcatcaatGTATTCAAGCCAAGAAAATTCACACTCGGTGGAACAAAGGTTGAGTTTCCTTATGCGCTCAAACCATACCCCAGCCAACTTACCTGCATGGCCAAG gCTGTGACAGGTGCGAGGCTTGGACAAAATTGCTTGCTGGAAAGTCCAACAGGCTCCGGAAAAACAATGGCTATGCTCTGTTCCCTGTTAGCATGGCAGAAGCAGTTCAGAG AGGAAGCTGAACTGGCCGCTCGCCAGGAAATGGCACAAAAGCTCCAAGAATTTTCAGAGAGTAACGCTGCACAACTTGTGAACCAAGGTGGCCCGGacattgaaatttccaaagaaaaaGAGGCGGGTTTTCTCAGAAAACAAACCTTTGAGTTGTCACCAAAGGGTGACTCGCATGAAGCTCAGATTCCTGAAAATCCAACCAGAAACAGAATGAGCATGCTAGATAGTTGGTCAGACGATGAAGACGTGAAGG TTGCCACTCCTGTCACAATTCTTGATAGCGATGACTCGGACGAATACTTCAAATCACCCAAGAAAAAACACttg AAATCATCAGCTCCCGTGAAGACTCCGCATAAGTcagaaaaaagggaaaagacaAGTCCCAAAAAGCAACCCCAGCCAGAGAAAAAAGTGGGAGAAGAACCTGCTTATAAGCCAGTGAAAGTCAA AGttcccaaaattttctttgccacTCGAACACACAAGCAAATTACTCAGGTTGTTGAGGAGCTATCAAGGACTCCCTACAGCAACACCAA AATGACAATCCTAAACAGCAGAGAGCACTCCTGCCTTAGACGTCTGGAAGATCCCTTTAAGTCAAAGACTGAAATGTGCAAGTCTCTTCTGGAGAAGAATGGCATGGAAGTGGAAGAGAATTATGGACGAAAGAAA GGATGCcacttaaaaaacaatttggttCGTCAACCAATTGAACACCTGATGGATGCTATGGACCTGACTGAAGCTCCTTGGGATATTGAAGATTTTGTGGCAGGCtgcaaaaaattcagcatCTGCCCTTATTTTGCTACAAGAGACTTGATGGCTACTGCAGACATTATCTTTTGCCCATACAATTATATTGTTGATCCTCTGATCCGACAGTcg ATGAATATCAATTTGTCTGgcaatattttgctctttgatGAGGCGCACAATATTGAAGACGCCTTTAGAGAGTCCAACAGCTTCAAGTTCACTgcaggaattttaaatgaagctgtaaaaaattgtgatttaggGTCGATGATTAGCAGCAAGAAAGCTGAGTGTGCCCAGCTG AAAGAAGCGTTTTTGACCTTTGATAAATGGATGACAGAAGCATCAAGCAAACTGCGCTTGGAGGACTCTTTCTCCAGAGAGAGAACATGTACTTTCAGTGGCAGTCGATTTGCAAATGAAATGGAAGTGGCTGGATTTGACAAAAAAGCATTTGATCTATTTGTG AGAGCTGCAGAAGCCCTTTTTTCAGAAGAGGGAGCTGGTCAGATGAGTCCGACCAAAAATGCAGAAGTAGTTAAGGATGAGGAGGGTTTGGGTACAGCCAATATGCGGATTACTGACATGTTCAAAGCTTCCCCTCAACTCCGCACTATGGTTGATGGGCTAAAGCTCGTCATGAGTAGGattttcagtgaaaatctTGGCAACCGAGATGATTACAACGTGGTGCTCTTTGAAACCGCCTTCAAAGTCTATCGAGAG GGACCATCAGAAGGTGGCTGGCAGAAAAAAGGGTCAGTCGACGCATCAGTTGAGCTCGGTCTGAATTTGTGGTGCATGAATCCTGCGATTGGGTTTGCTGACCTACAAGATGCCCGCAGTGTCATTGTGACTTCTGGCACCTTGTCCCCCATGACCTCATTCCAATCTGAACTTGGCGCCAAGTTTCCACACAGCCTGTCCACAGATCACGTCATTAGCCCTTCACAA GTTTGGGTTGGAAGTGTCTCCACAGGGCCGCGAGGAAAATCCGTCAATGGAGTTTACCGAAACGCAGTTACAATCGACTACCAAGATGAGATTGGGCTATCGATTCTTGGCATTTGTTCGATTGTACCATTTGGAGTCCTTTGCTTTTTCCCTTCATACGCTGCTCTAGAAAACGTCATGAAAAG GTGGCAAATGTCTGGTGCCTGGCACAAACTGACTGCCATTAAGGACGTGATTGTCGAGCCAAGGCAGGCAAAGGACTTTTCTGATGCCATGACGAGATTTGATAGCTCAATCCGGAGAGCTGAGGAAGGAG TTGGTCAGACGCAGACAGGAGCTCTGCTGCTGGCAGTGTGTAGAGGGAAGGTTAGTGAGGGCATAGACTTCAAAGACAACCACGCCAGGGCTGTTATCACTGTCAGTATTCCATACCCCAACATCAAGGATTTGAATATTAAGCTGAAGAAAGAGTACAATGACAAGAACCAACACAGGCAGCTGCTTCCAGGCAACCAGTGGTATGAAATCCAGGCTTTCAG GGCAATCAATCAAGCCCTTGGAAGATGCATCAGGCACAAAAATGATTGGGGTGCGATCATTCTCCTTGACGACCGTTTCTCTGAACAAAGCAAAGCCACGAAGTCGATTTCAAAGTGGGCTGCCAAAAAT CTTACTTGCTACAGCTATTGGATTGATGTTGAAGAAGGTTTGACTAATTTCGTCAAGAGGATGACCTCAAATTCCAGTGCAGAATAA
- the LOC135937827 gene encoding Fanconi anemia group J protein homolog isoform X1, whose product MVDKSPECHKHESECSSSSSINVFKPRKFTLGGTKVEFPYALKPYPSQLTCMAKAVTGARLGQNCLLESPTGSGKTMAMLCSLLAWQKQFREEAELAARQEMAQKLQEFSESNAAQLVNQGGPDIEISKEKEAGFLRKQTFELSPKGDSHEAQIPENPTRNRMSMLDSWSDDEDVKVATPVTILDSDDSDEYFKSPKKKHLKSSAPVKTPHKSEKREKTSPKKQPQPEKKVGEEPAYKPVKVKVPKIFFATRTHKQITQVVEELSRTPYSNTKMTILNSREHSCLRRLEDPFKSKTEMCKSLLEKNGMEVEENYGRKKKGCHLKNNLVRQPIEHLMDAMDLTEAPWDIEDFVAGCKKFSICPYFATRDLMATADIIFCPYNYIVDPLIRQSMNINLSGNILLFDEAHNIEDAFRESNSFKFTAGILNEAVKNCDLGSMISSKKAECAQLKEAFLTFDKWMTEASSKLRLEDSFSRERTCTFSGSRFANEMEVAGFDKKAFDLFVRAAEALFSEEGAGQMSPTKNAEVVKDEEGLGTANMRITDMFKASPQLRTMVDGLKLVMSRIFSENLGNRDDYNVVLFETAFKVYREGPSEGGWQKKGSVDASVELGLNLWCMNPAIGFADLQDARSVIVTSGTLSPMTSFQSELGAKFPHSLSTDHVISPSQVWVGSVSTGPRGKSVNGVYRNAVTIDYQDEIGLSILGICSIVPFGVLCFFPSYAALENVMKRWQMSGAWHKLTAIKDVIVEPRQAKDFSDAMTRFDSSIRRAEEGVGQTQTGALLLAVCRGKVSEGIDFKDNHARAVITVSIPYPNIKDLNIKLKKEYNDKNQHRQLLPGNQWYEIQAFRAINQALGRCIRHKNDWGAIILLDDRFSEQSKATKSISKWAAKNLTCYSYWIDVEEGLTNFVKRMTSNSSAE is encoded by the exons ATGGTGGACAAATCTCCAGAGTGTCACAAACACGAGTCtgaatgcagcagcagcagcagcatcaatGTATTCAAGCCAAGAAAATTCACACTCGGTGGAACAAAGGTTGAGTTTCCTTATGCGCTCAAACCATACCCCAGCCAACTTACCTGCATGGCCAAG gCTGTGACAGGTGCGAGGCTTGGACAAAATTGCTTGCTGGAAAGTCCAACAGGCTCCGGAAAAACAATGGCTATGCTCTGTTCCCTGTTAGCATGGCAGAAGCAGTTCAGAG AGGAAGCTGAACTGGCCGCTCGCCAGGAAATGGCACAAAAGCTCCAAGAATTTTCAGAGAGTAACGCTGCACAACTTGTGAACCAAGGTGGCCCGGacattgaaatttccaaagaaaaaGAGGCGGGTTTTCTCAGAAAACAAACCTTTGAGTTGTCACCAAAGGGTGACTCGCATGAAGCTCAGATTCCTGAAAATCCAACCAGAAACAGAATGAGCATGCTAGATAGTTGGTCAGACGATGAAGACGTGAAGG TTGCCACTCCTGTCACAATTCTTGATAGCGATGACTCGGACGAATACTTCAAATCACCCAAGAAAAAACACttg AAATCATCAGCTCCCGTGAAGACTCCGCATAAGTcagaaaaaagggaaaagacaAGTCCCAAAAAGCAACCCCAGCCAGAGAAAAAAGTGGGAGAAGAACCTGCTTATAAGCCAGTGAAAGTCAA AGttcccaaaattttctttgccacTCGAACACACAAGCAAATTACTCAGGTTGTTGAGGAGCTATCAAGGACTCCCTACAGCAACACCAA AATGACAATCCTAAACAGCAGAGAGCACTCCTGCCTTAGACGTCTGGAAGATCCCTTTAAGTCAAAGACTGAAATGTGCAAGTCTCTTCTGGAGAAGAATGGCATGGAAGTGGAAGAGAATTATGGACGAAAGAAA aaGGGATGCcacttaaaaaacaatttggttCGTCAACCAATTGAACACCTGATGGATGCTATGGACCTGACTGAAGCTCCTTGGGATATTGAAGATTTTGTGGCAGGCtgcaaaaaattcagcatCTGCCCTTATTTTGCTACAAGAGACTTGATGGCTACTGCAGACATTATCTTTTGCCCATACAATTATATTGTTGATCCTCTGATCCGACAGTcg ATGAATATCAATTTGTCTGgcaatattttgctctttgatGAGGCGCACAATATTGAAGACGCCTTTAGAGAGTCCAACAGCTTCAAGTTCACTgcaggaattttaaatgaagctgtaaaaaattgtgatttaggGTCGATGATTAGCAGCAAGAAAGCTGAGTGTGCCCAGCTG AAAGAAGCGTTTTTGACCTTTGATAAATGGATGACAGAAGCATCAAGCAAACTGCGCTTGGAGGACTCTTTCTCCAGAGAGAGAACATGTACTTTCAGTGGCAGTCGATTTGCAAATGAAATGGAAGTGGCTGGATTTGACAAAAAAGCATTTGATCTATTTGTG AGAGCTGCAGAAGCCCTTTTTTCAGAAGAGGGAGCTGGTCAGATGAGTCCGACCAAAAATGCAGAAGTAGTTAAGGATGAGGAGGGTTTGGGTACAGCCAATATGCGGATTACTGACATGTTCAAAGCTTCCCCTCAACTCCGCACTATGGTTGATGGGCTAAAGCTCGTCATGAGTAGGattttcagtgaaaatctTGGCAACCGAGATGATTACAACGTGGTGCTCTTTGAAACCGCCTTCAAAGTCTATCGAGAG GGACCATCAGAAGGTGGCTGGCAGAAAAAAGGGTCAGTCGACGCATCAGTTGAGCTCGGTCTGAATTTGTGGTGCATGAATCCTGCGATTGGGTTTGCTGACCTACAAGATGCCCGCAGTGTCATTGTGACTTCTGGCACCTTGTCCCCCATGACCTCATTCCAATCTGAACTTGGCGCCAAGTTTCCACACAGCCTGTCCACAGATCACGTCATTAGCCCTTCACAA GTTTGGGTTGGAAGTGTCTCCACAGGGCCGCGAGGAAAATCCGTCAATGGAGTTTACCGAAACGCAGTTACAATCGACTACCAAGATGAGATTGGGCTATCGATTCTTGGCATTTGTTCGATTGTACCATTTGGAGTCCTTTGCTTTTTCCCTTCATACGCTGCTCTAGAAAACGTCATGAAAAG GTGGCAAATGTCTGGTGCCTGGCACAAACTGACTGCCATTAAGGACGTGATTGTCGAGCCAAGGCAGGCAAAGGACTTTTCTGATGCCATGACGAGATTTGATAGCTCAATCCGGAGAGCTGAGGAAGGAG TTGGTCAGACGCAGACAGGAGCTCTGCTGCTGGCAGTGTGTAGAGGGAAGGTTAGTGAGGGCATAGACTTCAAAGACAACCACGCCAGGGCTGTTATCACTGTCAGTATTCCATACCCCAACATCAAGGATTTGAATATTAAGCTGAAGAAAGAGTACAATGACAAGAACCAACACAGGCAGCTGCTTCCAGGCAACCAGTGGTATGAAATCCAGGCTTTCAG GGCAATCAATCAAGCCCTTGGAAGATGCATCAGGCACAAAAATGATTGGGGTGCGATCATTCTCCTTGACGACCGTTTCTCTGAACAAAGCAAAGCCACGAAGTCGATTTCAAAGTGGGCTGCCAAAAAT CTTACTTGCTACAGCTATTGGATTGATGTTGAAGAAGGTTTGACTAATTTCGTCAAGAGGATGACCTCAAATTCCAGTGCAGAATAA